The following proteins are encoded in a genomic region of Streptomyces sp. NBC_01723:
- a CDS encoding SDR family oxidoreductase produces MNSVKTTDEETVGAQQIAVVTGAGSGIGRAVAVELLTAGWAVALAGRRPETLEETAALAPAGAAALPVRADVSRPDDVAALFAAVRDRFGRLDLLFNNAGTFGPGGVPVEELPYEAWRHVVDTNLNGAFLCAQAAYRQMKEQDPRGGRIINNGSISAHTPRPHSVAYTATKHALTGLTKSLSLDGRPYGIAVGQIDIGNAATDMTAGMQTGALQANGETAAEPVMDVADVARTVRHMAQLPLEANVQFATVMATAMPYVGRG; encoded by the coding sequence ATGAACTCCGTGAAAACCACCGACGAGGAAACCGTCGGCGCGCAGCAGATCGCCGTCGTGACGGGTGCCGGTTCCGGCATCGGCCGGGCGGTCGCCGTGGAACTGCTCACCGCGGGCTGGGCGGTGGCGCTGGCAGGCCGGCGCCCCGAGACCCTGGAGGAGACGGCCGCCCTGGCCCCGGCGGGCGCCGCGGCGCTGCCGGTGCGCGCCGACGTGTCACGCCCGGACGACGTGGCGGCCCTGTTCGCGGCCGTGCGCGACCGCTTCGGACGCCTGGACCTGCTGTTCAACAACGCCGGGACGTTCGGCCCGGGCGGCGTGCCGGTCGAGGAACTGCCCTACGAGGCGTGGCGGCACGTGGTGGACACCAACCTGAACGGCGCGTTCCTGTGCGCGCAGGCGGCGTACCGGCAGATGAAGGAGCAGGACCCGCGGGGCGGGCGGATCATCAACAACGGCTCGATCTCGGCGCACACGCCGCGCCCGCACTCGGTGGCGTACACCGCGACCAAGCACGCGCTGACGGGCCTGACCAAGTCGCTGTCGCTGGACGGCCGTCCCTACGGCATCGCGGTCGGCCAGATCGACATCGGCAACGCGGCGACCGACATGACGGCGGGGATGCAGACCGGCGCGCTCCAGGCCAACGGGGAGACGGCGGCCGAGCCGGTGATGGACGTGGCCGACGTGGCGCGCACGGTGCGGCACATGGCGCAGCTGCCGCTGGAGGCGAACGTGCAGTTCGCGACGGTCATGGCGACGGCGATGCCGTACGTGGGGCGCGGCTGA
- a CDS encoding nuclear transport factor 2 family protein codes for MTIQTTRLSDPAVRGFVTAVNAHDRDAFLALLAPDATMADDGADRDLADWIDQEIFSSNGHMEVDNESNGGRALIARYRNDTWGEMRTRWDFTVNDDGRITRFETGQA; via the coding sequence ATGACCATTCAGACCACGCGACTCAGCGACCCGGCCGTCCGCGGCTTCGTCACCGCCGTCAACGCCCACGACCGCGACGCCTTCCTCGCGCTGCTCGCGCCGGACGCCACCATGGCCGACGACGGGGCCGACCGGGACCTCGCCGACTGGATCGACCAGGAGATCTTCTCCTCCAACGGCCACATGGAGGTCGACAACGAGTCGAACGGCGGTCGCGCCCTCATCGCCCGCTACCGCAACGACACCTGGGGCGAGATGCGTACCCGGTGGGACTTCACCGTGAACGACGACGGCCGGATCACGCGGTTCGAGACCGGTCAGGCGTAG